The Dehalococcoidia bacterium DNA segment AGCCAGTTGCTGCGCGAGCTGGGCTACAGCGCCGACGCGATCGCGGCGCTGCGCAGCGCTGGCGTGGTGCGCTCGGAGGAGCCCTAGGCCGGCCCCTCGCCCCCGCCCGTCCGGCATCTGCGATGACGGTTCCGCCAGCGCTGGGAGCAAGGGGCGAGCCGGTTTGCAGCCTTCGGGAGCGCGTTGGGTTAGTCGGCGCGCTGCTGCTCGTGGATGCGGCCGCGACGGGCGCACGCCTGTGCGTCCCTACCACCCGTCGTGACGCACGTTCTGGGTGTCTCACAGCGCTGAACGCGCGGACCGGCACCACGGGTTGTGGCACTGCGGATAGCGGCGGCACAGGCGGCGCGTCAACTGAACTCCCGCCGGAACCGCCCGCTGGTGAGCGCAATCGCGCGCCTGCCTACAATCGCGGCATGGATATGCGGCGCAACTGGCAGGTGCTCTTGTTCGGCGGTGCCAGCGGGGTCGGCAAGACGAGCGTCAGCTACCGGCTGGCGCACGCGTTCCGCGTTGGGCTCACCGAGGTCGATGACTTCCACATCGTCCTGAAGCGCCTGACCACGCCCGAGCAGCAGCCGGCGCTGCACTTCTTCCGCCTCCACGCCGCTGAGGTGCTGCGCATGGACGACCAGCGGATGCTGGCGCACATTCTCGACAGCTCCGAAGCGATGTCGGGCGCGATGGAGCTCGTGATCGGCAACCACCTCGCCAGCAGCGCCCCGGTGGTGCTCGAGGGCGACTTCCTGCTCCCTTCGCTCGCCGTCCGGCCCGCCTACGACGGCATCCCGGCCGCCGGGCAGGTGCGCGCCGTCTTCCTCTACGAAGAAGATGAGCAACAGATCCTGCGCAACTATCGCGCGCGGGAGGGCACGGACCAGCCGCACCGGGCGCGGGTCAGCTGGTACCACGGCGAGTGGTTGCGGTGCGAGGCGGAGCGGCTCGGCCTGCCGGCCGTCCCCGCCCGGCCGTGGGACACGGTCCTGGAACGGGTCATCGCCGCACTCTAACCGGCGTAATCCACCGCGCGGGCTGCGCCAAAGGGCTCGATTGACGGTCTCGCAAAGGACCGCTTGGGAGCCCAACCCTCTCCCGCGCAAGCTACCGGGGATCGCCCGTCACCCTCTCCCAGGATTGGGAGAGGGTGACGGGCCGGGGGTGAGGACGAGGGCCGCGCCCCGGCTACTGCACCGGCGTCAGCCAGCTCAGCCAGCGGCGGTCGATCGCACGGATCGCGTCGTGGTAGGACCGCTGGATGCGGCGCGTGATCGGGCCGATCTCGCCCGTGCCCACGCGGTAGTGGTCGATCTCGGTGACCGGGCTGATCTCTGCGCCGGTGCCCAGCAAGAACGCCTCCTGCGCCATGTACAGCTCGGTGCGGTCGATCTCCCGCTCAATCACCGGCAAGCCCAGCGCTTCGGGAATCAGCTCAAGCAGGAAGCTGCGGGTGATGCTCTCGAGAATGCCGGCCGTGACCGGCGGCGTGATCACCGTGCCGCCGCGCACAATGGCGATGCAGGCGCTCGCGCCCTCCGCCACGCTGCCGCGCTCGTTGAGGAAGATCGGCGCGTCGAAGCCGGAGAGCTTGGAGTCCAGGTGCGCGATGCGGCTGTTCTGGTAGTTCGGCACCGCCTTGATGCGCGGCGGCAGGCTGCGCTCGCTGATCCGCGTCCAACTCGTCACGTTGCAGCGCAACGCTCGCTCGGTCATCAACAGCGATGGCCGCGGCTCCGCACAGATGTAGACGCGCACCTCGTCA contains these protein-coding regions:
- a CDS encoding aminotransferase class IV, which translates into the protein MTIRTIEPTVGFHEGDWRQRWLWVDGELRLWSDVTMPLTQATWSGLSAVFEGIKGYRSPDGVLHIFGLTQHLERFQNSIAFMRLHSRWSTEELAAACLTSLTANEIDDDCYLQPVAAPAPPASGMYAPPVVGDEVRVYICAEPRPSLLMTERALRCNVTSWTRISERSLPPRIKAVPNYQNSRIAHLDSKLSGFDAPIFLNERGSVAEGASACIAIVRGGTVITPPVTAGILESITRSFLLELIPEALGLPVIEREIDRTELYMAQEAFLLGTGAEISPVTEIDHYRVGTGEIGPITRRIQRSYHDAIRAIDRRWLSWLTPVQ